The Negativicutes bacterium genomic sequence ATGAATAGTATTTTCTTTGCGATGAATTTAGCCTGTGGATTAGATGCTCCAATCATTAACCCTTACGATAAGACCATGCAAGATGTTTTACTAACAAGCTCAGCTTTATTAGGTTATGATAAAAATGCCAAAGAGTATAGCCTTACTGAAGCTAATGTTGAAACAGTGGTCGCAACACCAACTTCCCCCGATACCGATATTTTAACAGCGATAAAAAATGCTGTTAAAAATGGTGAAAAAGAATTAGTGGCAGACTTAGTAACTACTGCGCTAAATCAAGGTTATGACTCTTTAACTATTACTGATCAAGCCCTAACAGCAGCCATGAATGAAGTCGGTATAGCCTTCGGTTCAGGTAAAGCCTTTTTACCACAAGTATTATTATCAGCCGAAGCAATGCGAGAAGCTTTTCTAAAAATTAAAGAGTTGCTACCAGCCCAAGAAGTTACTAGTAATGGTACAGTGGTATTAGCAACTGTCAAAGGTGATATCCATGATCTCGGCAAAAATATTGTCGCCGCTCTTATGGAAAATAATGGTTTTAAAATCATTGACTTGGGCAAAGACGTGCCAATGGAAACAATTGTCGAGGCAGCCTTGACCCATCAAGCTGATATTGTGGGATTATGCGCTTTGATGACAACTACCATGCCCCAAATAGATTTAGTAATATCCGCCTTAAAAAAAGCAGGCTGTGGTGCTAAAGTTATGGTCGGTGGAGCAGTCTTAACTGCTGAATATGCTCAAAGTGCCGGTGCCGATTGTTATGCTGCCGATGGTGTAGTCGCTGTTAATCTTGCGAAAGACCTTTTAAAATAAAATAGTGCCAATAAAAAAAACTGAACGAAAAAATCGTTCAGTTTTTTTTATATTATTATAGTACTAAGCATATCATAAAGATCTTGCTGCTTTTTAACTTTCACTTCCACCTTATTAATTTTATTATTTTGTGCATAATTTACTGTTAATTGATAACACTTTTCAATCGTTGTCCCCGGAATTAAATTTTCCCATCTTGCATCAGTAAAAGCTTTAACGCTATTATCAATCAGCCGTCCATCCAGCGTAAACTCAGCTTCTTCCAGTAAAATAATTTGCTGTTCCTTAACCCTAAAATAATAATGTTTCATCACATAGCCAGTATCAGCTTCAAACTCATCATTATTAACTTCTTTCAACCAAACATCAATAACTTGCTCTTTCAAATAAGGGTGATTATTTAACAAAATTGTCTTTTTATCAAAAAAATAATCAAAACTATTATCACTTAGTAAATAATTAAATCGATCCGACTCAATAGTAACAGGTTCAATAACCTCATTAGCAGTAACCTTGTCAGTAGTTGCTTCCTTGCCATAACACAGACTGCTCAGCAATAATAATGACAATAATACTAACAATACTTTTTTCATTTTTTCACATCCTTAGCTTAACTTATAATAATAAGAGGCAGCTTACTGCCTCTTATTATTTTTTTTGCTTAGGGATAACCATCTTTATTGTAATGAATTCATCATCTTGTTCTTGTTTTATCTTAACCTTTAGCCCTGATTTTTTCATTTGGCCGGCAATATCATTAATACTATTTAAAAAGATTCTAACATCACGAATCACACTGACTCTTTTATTATTCTTAGCTTTAGCCGGTGGCATTTTTTCTGCTAATACCTCTTCGACTAAAACTTCGGTATCTCTTACATTTAAAGCTTTCTCTGTGATTAACTGAATCAACTCTAATTGAGTTTTTTCATCTTCAACTTTTAACAATGCTCTGGCATGACGCTCGGTAAGATTAGCCTGAAATAAAGCGGTTCGCGCTTGAGTGCTTAGTTTTAACAATCTCATTTTATTAGCAATAGTAGACTGTTTCCGCCCCATCCGCTGTGCTAATTCTTCTTGCGTAAAGCTAAAATTAGCAATCAATTGTTGAAAGCCTTCGGCTTCCTCAAAAAAGTGCAGATCTTCTCGTTGCAAGTTTTCAATCATCGCCAGCTCCGCCATTTCCTTGTCTGAGAGCTCTTTAATGATTATTGGAACATTGTCTAGTCCTGCTAGTTTTGAGGCTCTTAAACGCCGTTCTCCGGCGATTAGTTCGTATTTATCATTTACTTGTCGCACTAATAACGGTTGGATTACCCCATATTCAGTGATTGAGCTAGCCAGTTCCTGCAACGCCTCCGGCTTAAAGGTCTTTCTTGGCTGAAACGGGTTCGGAATAACATCTTCAATTAACACAGTTTTAATATTATTCAAATCTACTGTAGCCTCTGCTTCCGGCAAAGTCGGTTCAATTTGTGGCTCTTTATCTTCAGCTACGGTTTGAGATGAACTTATCCCAAATAATCTAGCTAATTTTTTCATTTACACACCGCCCCAAAGTACATTTATTGCAATCTTTATTCGTCATAACCAGTGCTAAATCCTTTTGCATTTTAAATTAGCGGATTTTTTTCAATTTGGCCGGCCTTGCGCGGATACTTAGCCGCCATCGGTTGAACTTTCTTAATATAAATAACCGCCCTGACATCAGCCAAATC encodes the following:
- the noc gene encoding nucleoid occlusion protein; this translates as MKKLARLFGISSSQTVAEDKEPQIEPTLPEAEATVDLNNIKTVLIEDVIPNPFQPRKTFKPEALQELASSITEYGVIQPLLVRQVNDKYELIAGERRLRASKLAGLDNVPIIIKELSDKEMAELAMIENLQREDLHFFEEAEGFQQLIANFSFTQEELAQRMGRKQSTIANKMRLLKLSTQARTALFQANLTERHARALLKVEDEKTQLELIQLITEKALNVRDTEVLVEEVLAEKMPPAKAKNNKRVSVIRDVRIFLNSINDIAGQMKKSGLKVKIKQEQDDEFITIKMVIPKQKK